The proteins below come from a single Pseudomonadota bacterium genomic window:
- the nuoK gene encoding NADH-quinone oxidoreductase subunit NuoK — MTGTLMYNNLYIYLFLGLFLLCCGILGLLYRRTLIGMLISMELIMNGAGLNFVAFNRFTSPDNAYGLSFTLFIMGIAAAEAAIALAIIILIFKKFRHIEGQELKEMKD; from the coding sequence ATGACGGGGACCCTTATGTACAACAATCTCTATATTTATCTGTTCCTTGGCCTTTTTTTGCTGTGCTGCGGTATCCTGGGTCTTCTTTACAGAAGAACCCTTATCGGCATGCTCATATCCATGGAGCTCATAATGAACGGCGCCGGCCTCAATTTTGTGGCCTTTAACAGATTTACATCTCCTGACAATGCGTACGGTTTGTCCTTTACGCTTTTTATCATGGGGATTGCCGCTGCCGAGGCAGCCATTGCATTGGCCATTATCATTTTAATCTTCAAAAAATTCAGGCACATTGAAGGCCAGGAATTAAAAGAGATGAAGGATTAG